CTTCATAAACATTTAGAAAAAGGCGATTCTCCTTTATATTTACTGGCAATGATAAATTATCAATTCCGAAATCTTTTAATAGTTAAAGACCTTATCGAAAAGCACAAACCATACAATATCATTTTGAGAAAGAGCGGTCTTCATCCTTTCGTGGTTAAAAAAAGTTATTATCAATCACAGAAATTTAGTTTCCAAGAACTAAAAAAAATCTACCAGAAAATTTTTAAGGTAGACCTCGATATTAAAACTGGACGAATACAACCTGAAATAGCACTTGATTTGCTAATTACGGAAATTTAACAGGGTTAAACTTTTTTGTTAACTAATTTTGTTATTCTTGATTTCTTTCTATCTGCAGTATTTTTCTTGATTACATTAACTTTAGCTGCTTTATCTAATATTTTATACACCTGAGGCAAAAGTTTCTTTGCTTGTTCAATTTTTTTTTCTAAAACTAAAGTCCTAACCTTTTTTATCAGGTCTTTCATTTTCTTTTTATAAACAAGATTTCTGGCTCTTCGTTTTACATTTTGACGAAGAGCTTTTTTAGCAGATTTTGTTATCGGCATTGCAATTGTATATTAGCAGAAACAATAATTTTTTCAAGTTTTATTAATTGTATTTTTATAATAAATAAGTTAATATCATAGAATTAGCACTTTAACATAAAAAATGAACCAAAGAATGGGAGATAATATAATGGCTGAAAAAAAACAAGATAATCAGTTTTTGCTTAGAGTGATCGTCCCAGCTTATCCAGAGGTTAATATCTATAGCCGTATTGCGAAAAAAACAACAGCTTTAGGACCTATTATGATTGCGACATCGGCAAACGAACTATCAGGATGTAGAGTAAAAGTAACTGACGAAAACAATTTTAAAGGACCTAGGGGTAAAGACGGACTGCCTGATCATAGAGCGTTGCAAAAAGAAGATAAAGCTTCGGTAGTTGCAGTATATTGCGGACTTAGTAGCACGATAGAAAGAGCTTGGGAGACAGCTTCGTTCTATCATCGGCAAGGAGTATTTGTTATTGCTGGTGGGCTTCATGCTCATAATTGCCCCGAGGAAACTTTAAATCATGATTTTGATATAGTTGTTCATGGTGACGGAGACGTGGTTATTCAGCAAATTCTTCTTGCTTTTGAAGAAAAAAACTTTGAAAATATTCCAGGAGTCTCTTATCTTGAAGAAGGTCAATTTAAAAGAAATGGTCCGAAAAGGAATGAAATTTTAAATTTGGACTCTCTACCTTTTCCAAATTTTGGTCTTTTGGAATACAATAATAAAATAAAGACCTATCCAATAAGTCGTATTAGAGGGTGTAATGAAGGTTGTGAATATTGCGGCGTGAGGGGAAAAGTTCGTTTTGCTAGCCCAAAACATTTATTTGATACAGTTGGTTGGTTGGTGAAAACGAGAAAAGCAAAATCTTTTTTTATTGTTGATGATAATTCTAATGCAGACCACGAAGGAACCAAAGAATTCTTTGAGATGATTTTAACAAAGTATAAGCGACTTAAATTTGCGGTTCAAGAAAGACTGGATGATGCTGAAGATATCGGATTTTTAAAGCTTATGAAAAAAGCAGGAGTTAGAATAGTTTGCATAGGAGCTGAATCGCCTATTGACGAAGAACTAGAAGCTATGAAAAAAGGATACGATTCTTCTCAAATGCTTAAATGGCTGAAGATTTGGCGATCTCTCTTTTGGACACATGTAATGTTTATCTTTGGTTATCCTTTAAAAGAAAAAGTAACACTTATTAATGCCAGAGAAAGATTCATACTTTGGAAAAGATTTATTCGTAAGGCTTCTCCAGATAGTGTTCAAATACTACTTCCCATTCCTTTAGTAGGAACGCGTCTTAGAAAGAGAATAATGAACAGAATCTTTCCTAAAATTCAGTGGAAAAAATATGATGGAAACTTTCCTTGTTTTGAACCCAAAAACATGACTTTAAAGGAACTTCAAGAAATGCATATCAAGCTTATGAGTAGATTTTATAACCCATGGAGTATTTTTCGGATTCCTTTGAAAATTATTACTCTTCCTCTCCATTCTTTATTTTTAGGATGGGAAGACTGGCATCGTGGATGGGATGGAATCATCACAAAATATGGAGGATATTTGACTATTAAGAAATGGAAGAAACACAACTTGAAGAAATAAAACAATACAGTAAGTGCTGAAACTAAGTTTCAGCACTTTTTTTATTGATTTTTAGCATAAAATTCAATATACTGAAAGTACTAAATATGATAGCTTATTTAGACGGCAAAATTATTATAAAAAAAGAAAAGTTTATTGTGTTAAATGTTAATGGAGTTGGTTATAAGGTTTTTTTATCTAAGAAGTCTTTAGCCAAACTGCCGGAGATAGAAAAACCGTTAAAGCTATTTTGTTTTTTAAACGTTAAAGAAAATATAATGGATCTTTATGGGTTTCTAAATTATAAAGAACTTGAATTCTTTGAGATTTTAGAGAGCATCCGTGGCGTTGGTCCAAAAGCAGCTCTTGAAATTTCTTCTTTAGGGTCTTTAGAAAATATTAAAGAAAGAATTTTATCTAAAGATGAAGGGTTGTTTGATGGAATCCCGGGAATTGGCAGGAAAAAAGCAATGGCGATTATTTTAGAACTTACAGGAAAGATTAGAGATATTTCTAAGAAGTCCGCCTTCACTAAAGTTTCGGCGGACGAGGCAGAACAAGACCTTGTTGGTCTTGGTTTTTCTCGCGAAAAAGCGAGGGCTGCTTTAGCAAGGGTTCCAAAAGACATAAAAGACGCTGAACAAAAAATAAAACAAGCTTTAAAAATCTTAGGGAAATAAATAAACAGAGTTTATTTAAAAGTTGACAAGAGTTTTTGATTTGTTAGTCTAAAAGTATAAATGATGTATTCGGCGACTAAAAACATTATCAACCTTATTATTTTGGGACCTCTTATTGGAAAGGGGTAAGTTGAATTTTGATAATTTTAACTAACTGGCCTCTTTCCTCAAAAAGAGGTCTTTATTTTTGGTCTTTTACAATTTAGAAAGGAGAAAGAAAATGTTTGAAGTAATGAGCTTTGAAGTAAGAGTAAAGGGGAATCTAAATAGTTGTTTGGAAACAGAAGCTAAAATTAGAGTTAAAACAGAGCATGGGACAAAATATGAAATAGCCGAGGGTAATGGGCCGGTTAATGCTTTAGATGAGGCTTTACGTAAAGCTCTTTTGCCGTCCTGCCCATTTTTAGCAGAAGTCCAGCTTATTGATTATAAAGTATTCATAATCAACGGAGAAAGGGGGACCGCTGCTTTGGTGAAAGTGGAGATTGTTTCTTCAGATGGTGATGGTAGATGGACTAGCCGGAGTGAATCAACCAATATCATTCAAGCCAGCTTACAAGCATTGGTAGATAGTTTTGAGCAGGCAATTTTAAGAAGTTCTGCTAAAGAAATAGCAGAACAAACCGGCTAAGTAAATTAGTCGGTTTTTCTTTTTTTAATTTAAAAGTTTATGCTAATATGTTAGATTAAAAGAAATGGTCAAAGAATTAATTAAAAAATTTATTCCTGGTTTTTTGTTGGGGTTTTACCACTATTCATTAGCACTAATAGGAGCTTTTTTGTATGGGTTTCCTTCTCAGAAATTGACAGTTATTGGAGTAACTGGGACTAGTGGGAAGTCAACAGTAGTAGAATTAGCTGCTGATATTTTTCAAGAGGCAGGATTTAAGGTTGCTTCTTTGTCTTCAATTAGATTTAAAATCAGGGATAAAGAATGGGAAAACAGATTAAAAATGACTATGCCTGGCCGTCTAAAGCTTCAGAAATTCTTGAAACAGGCAGTAAAAGCTGGTTGTAAATATGTAGTTTTGGAAGTGACTTCTGAGGGGATAGAACAATATCGTCACAAATTTATTAACTTTGGTATCGCTGCTTTAACTAATTTGAGCCCAGAACATATTGAATCTCACGGTGGCTTTGAAAAATACCGGGCAGCAAAAGCAAAACTTTTTCAACAAACAAAAAAGACTCATATTATAAATATGGATGATGGGAATGCTAAATATTTTTTAAAGTTCCCTGCTGAGAAAAAGATAAAATATGGAATAAATGATGCAGAAATTTCCCCCAAAAATTTAAAACTTTTAGGCAATTTTAATTTATACAATGCTATAACAGCGAGCAAAATCGCAATGTCTCAGGGAATTTCTTTGGAAATTTGCAAAAGAGCTTTGGAAAAAATAAAAGGAATTCCTGGGAGAATGGAGATTGTAATTAAGGAGCCATTTACAGTAATTATTGATTATGCTCATACACCTCAAAGTCTCAAAGAAGTTTATGAAACAATAAAAAATAATAAACGCATGGTCTGCGTGCTTGGCGCGTGCGGCGGAGGCAGAGATAAATGGAAAAGACCTGTTTTGGGGAAAATAGCTGCTGAACACTGCCAGGAAGCGATTATAACCAATGAAGATCCTTATGATGAAGAGCCAATGGAAATAATTGAACAAGTGGCGGAGGGAGCTCAAGGAAAAGCTAGAAAGATATTGGATAGAAAGGAGGCAATTAAGAAGGCATTAGAATTAGCTAATCCAGGAGATATAGTAATAATTACTGGCAAAGGTTCAGAACCCTGGATGTGTGTTGCTAAAGGCAAAAAAATCCCTTGGGACGATAGGCAAATGGTTAAGGATTTGATTTTTTCAAAAAAATAAATAAAATATGATTTCTAAAAAAGATTTTATAAAAATTAATAATTGGTTATGGGAGATCCCTAAATCTTTTAGACAAGATATGCGGGTTCCTGCAAGGATTTATACTTCGGAAAAGATGTTAGAAGATATTTTTCAAGATGACTCAATTCAGCAATTGATTAATGGAACTACTCTGCCTGGTATAGTGAGATATGGTATAGCTATGCCTGATTGCCACGAAGGTTATTCAGTGCCTATAGGTTTTGTGGGCGCAATCAAAATTCCAGACGGAGTTATTTCACCTGGAGCCTGCGGTTTCGACATTAATTGCGGAATGAGATTGTTGAAATCAGAACATGCTGAGAAAGAAATTAAGCCGTATTTGGAAAACTTGGCAACTGAAATTCAAAAGCAAGTTCCTTCTGGATTAGGAAGAGGAAGGGGAATAAAATTGAGTATTGAACAAATTGATAAGATTTTACGACAAGGAACTCATGTTTTACTGAAACAAGGATACGGCGAAAAAGAGGATGTTGAAAATTGCGAGGCATCTGGGAGATTAGATTGGGCAGATGCTTCTGTTGTTTCGGACCATGCTAAAAATAGAGGGAGAGATCAGGTTGGAACTCTTGGGAGTGGGAATCATTTTTTGGAGATTCAAAAAGTAGCTGAAATCTTTGATGAGAAAATAGCTGAAACTTTTGGATTGTTTAAAGACCAAGTTGTAATAATGATTCATACTGGTTCAAGAGGTCTTGGCCATCAGGTTTGCACAGATTATTTGAAAACAATGATTCCGGCTATGAGCAAGTATAATATAAAAGTTCCGGATAAAGAATTTGCCTGTGTTCCTTTTGATTCTTCTGAAGGACAGAGATATTTTTCAGCCATGGCTTCAGCTGCTAATTATGCTTGGGCTAACCGCTATATGATTGCTCATTATGTAAGAAAGGCGTGGAAAGAGGTAATGGGGCAGAAAGAAAAACTTGAATTATTATATGATGTGGCTCACAACATTATTAAAAAAGAAAAATACAAAATTGATGGAAAAGATACTGAAGTCATTGTTCATCGAAAAGGAGCGACAAGGGCTTTTCCTGGACAGCCAGTCCTGCTTCCCGGGAGTATGGGAACTTCTTCATATATTTTAATAGGGACAGAAAAAGGAGAAGAGGCATTTTTTTCAACCTCTCATGGGGCAGGCAGGAGAATGTCTAGACGGGAAGCAATGAGAACTATTTCGGGAAGAGAAGTGATAGATAAATTAAAGCAAAAAGGGATAATTATAAAATGTCGTTCAATGAGGGGAATTGCCGAAGAGGCGCCTCTGGCTTACAAAGATATAGATAATGTAGTAGAAGTTGTTCATAATGCTGGTTTGTCAAAAAAGGTAGTCAAACTCGTTCCTTTAGCAGTGATAAAAGGAGAGTAGGTATTTGTTTTTACAATTTCATGATTGTGCTATAATATGTTAAAAGGTCGCTTATTTTAATATTAATTTTCTAAGATTATGAGTGAAAAAACTCCTCAAACACCAGGAGCATCAACAAAACAGGGAGACCAAAATTTAATAGCAGTTTTGAGTTATTTAGGTATTCTTTTTTTAATTCCCTTGCTTGTAGTTAAAGATAATCGTTTTGTTCAGTTTCACGCAAAACAGGGTTTGGTTTTATTTATTGCCGAGATTGCCACTGTTGTGATTGCCTGGATTCCGATTTTGGGCTGGATTGCCGGATTTATATTATGGATTGTATGGTTTGTTTTTTCTATTATGGGAATTGTAAATGTTCTTGGAGGCAAAAAAACTCCCCTTCCAATGATTGGAAAATTCGCTGGTAAGTTTAAGATTTAATTTGGTTTAAAAAGAATATTAAGTCAAGGGGTGGAGCAAGCCCGCTCCTTGATTTTTATTTTATTTTATACTAAAATATAAACATTATTCTTATGTGTTTATTTTTTGTTTTATACTTGGTCTCTTTGACTTTTGTAGTTGGAGTTAATTTTTTGTATTATGGGGAAGAAACGTATGCCAAAATCACTTCGCAAATTTATCAGAAAAGAGAAGGCCCGAATTCGTCGGGAAGTTTTAGATATGAAAGAACAAGAAAAATTAATTTCAGAATTATACCAGAGACTTACAAAAAAAGATAAAAAACAAAATCTATGAAGATAAAAGAAATCTACAATTTAGCTATTCAGATGGGGATTAAGGCAGATTTTCGGGGGGAAGAAGGAATTAAGAAATTTTTGGAAAACAAAAGAAAGCAATATGAGAAAATGGATGAGAAAGAAAAAGAAGAATTTGATAAGGAGGCATTGAAAAATCCCTATTTGGATTCCAGGATTTATCATATTACTGAAGATAAAGAGATTAAAAAAATTTTAGTTGGTATTGATATTGAGCCGGCTGAAATTTTAATGGCAAAAGAAATAGGGGATATTGACTTAATTATTGGTCATCATCCTATTGGCAAGGGATTGGCTCATTTGGCAGATGTAATGGATTTGCAGTGCGATGTTTTGAATTTTTATGGCGTGCCAATAAATATTGCCGAAGGCCTGATGAAAGAAAGGATTGAAGAAGTTGCCAGAGGGGTGAATAGATTAAATCACCAAAGAACGGTTGATACCACAAAACTTTTAAAAATGAATTTAATTAATTCTCATACTCCTTGCGATAATTTAGCAGCTAAGTTTTTAAAAGATTTAATTAAAGAGAAGAAACCAGAGAGAATCAGTGATTTAATTGATTTGCTAAAAGAAATTCCCGAATACAAAGAAGCGATGAAAATTGGAGCAGGTCCTAAAATTTTTGTTGGGGTTCCAGAAAATAGATGCGGGAAGATTGCCCTAACTGAAATCACTGGCGGAAGTGAAGGTTCTCCAAAGCTTTTTGGAAAAATGGCTAATGCTGGTATTGGCACGGTAGTTGGCATGCATATTTCAGAAGAGCATAAGAAGCAAGCTGAAGAGGCTAATCTAAATGTTGTAATTACTGGTCATATATCTTCTGATTCTTTGGGAGTGAATTTATTTTTAGATGAGTTAGAAAAACAAGGAATTGAGATTATTCCTTGTTCAGGACTTATTAGGATTCCCCGAATATAATACTCTTCCAAATCTCATGATCGTGAATTTTAGAGGAGTAAAATTCTGGAGTAGAATTTTTGATGTTGGCTGAAAAGCCAGTTTTTTGGTAGAATAGTTTAGTTAGGGATTAATTTATTAAGAAAATAATATGACAAAGGGCAAGGTTTTTCTTATTGTCTTAGTTTCAACAGCTATATTTTTATTGGTTTATACTCCCCATTTCGCTTATCCCTTCCCGAGC
This genomic interval from Patescibacteria group bacterium contains the following:
- a CDS encoding Nif3-like dinuclear metal center hexameric protein produces the protein MKIKEIYNLAIQMGIKADFRGEEGIKKFLENKRKQYEKMDEKEKEEFDKEALKNPYLDSRIYHITEDKEIKKILVGIDIEPAEILMAKEIGDIDLIIGHHPIGKGLAHLADVMDLQCDVLNFYGVPINIAEGLMKERIEEVARGVNRLNHQRTVDTTKLLKMNLINSHTPCDNLAAKFLKDLIKEKKPERISDLIDLLKEIPEYKEAMKIGAGPKIFVGVPENRCGKIALTEITGGSEGSPKLFGKMANAGIGTVVGMHISEEHKKQAEEANLNVVITGHISSDSLGVNLFLDELEKQGIEIIPCSGLIRIPRI
- a CDS encoding RtcB family protein; amino-acid sequence: MISKKDFIKINNWLWEIPKSFRQDMRVPARIYTSEKMLEDIFQDDSIQQLINGTTLPGIVRYGIAMPDCHEGYSVPIGFVGAIKIPDGVISPGACGFDINCGMRLLKSEHAEKEIKPYLENLATEIQKQVPSGLGRGRGIKLSIEQIDKILRQGTHVLLKQGYGEKEDVENCEASGRLDWADASVVSDHAKNRGRDQVGTLGSGNHFLEIQKVAEIFDEKIAETFGLFKDQVVIMIHTGSRGLGHQVCTDYLKTMIPAMSKYNIKVPDKEFACVPFDSSEGQRYFSAMASAANYAWANRYMIAHYVRKAWKEVMGQKEKLELLYDVAHNIIKKEKYKIDGKDTEVIVHRKGATRAFPGQPVLLPGSMGTSSYILIGTEKGEEAFFSTSHGAGRRMSRREAMRTISGREVIDKLKQKGIIIKCRSMRGIAEEAPLAYKDIDNVVEVVHNAGLSKKVVKLVPLAVIKGE
- a CDS encoding B12-binding domain-containing radical SAM protein, with the protein product MAEKKQDNQFLLRVIVPAYPEVNIYSRIAKKTTALGPIMIATSANELSGCRVKVTDENNFKGPRGKDGLPDHRALQKEDKASVVAVYCGLSSTIERAWETASFYHRQGVFVIAGGLHAHNCPEETLNHDFDIVVHGDGDVVIQQILLAFEEKNFENIPGVSYLEEGQFKRNGPKRNEILNLDSLPFPNFGLLEYNNKIKTYPISRIRGCNEGCEYCGVRGKVRFASPKHLFDTVGWLVKTRKAKSFFIVDDNSNADHEGTKEFFEMILTKYKRLKFAVQERLDDAEDIGFLKLMKKAGVRIVCIGAESPIDEELEAMKKGYDSSQMLKWLKIWRSLFWTHVMFIFGYPLKEKVTLINARERFILWKRFIRKASPDSVQILLPIPLVGTRLRKRIMNRIFPKIQWKKYDGNFPCFEPKNMTLKELQEMHIKLMSRFYNPWSIFRIPLKIITLPLHSLFLGWEDWHRGWDGIITKYGGYLTIKKWKKHNLKK
- a CDS encoding DUF4870 domain-containing protein, with amino-acid sequence MSEKTPQTPGASTKQGDQNLIAVLSYLGILFLIPLLVVKDNRFVQFHAKQGLVLFIAEIATVVIAWIPILGWIAGFILWIVWFVFSIMGIVNVLGGKKTPLPMIGKFAGKFKI
- the ruvA gene encoding Holliday junction branch migration protein RuvA, which produces MIAYLDGKIIIKKEKFIVLNVNGVGYKVFLSKKSLAKLPEIEKPLKLFCFLNVKENIMDLYGFLNYKELEFFEILESIRGVGPKAALEISSLGSLENIKERILSKDEGLFDGIPGIGRKKAMAIILELTGKIRDISKKSAFTKVSADEAEQDLVGLGFSREKARAALARVPKDIKDAEQKIKQALKILGK
- the rpsT gene encoding 30S ribosomal protein S20, which translates into the protein MPITKSAKKALRQNVKRRARNLVYKKKMKDLIKKVRTLVLEKKIEQAKKLLPQVYKILDKAAKVNVIKKNTADRKKSRITKLVNKKV
- a CDS encoding UDP-N-acetylmuramoyl-L-alanyl-D-glutamate--2,6-diaminopimelate ligase; the protein is MVKELIKKFIPGFLLGFYHYSLALIGAFLYGFPSQKLTVIGVTGTSGKSTVVELAADIFQEAGFKVASLSSIRFKIRDKEWENRLKMTMPGRLKLQKFLKQAVKAGCKYVVLEVTSEGIEQYRHKFINFGIAALTNLSPEHIESHGGFEKYRAAKAKLFQQTKKTHIINMDDGNAKYFLKFPAEKKIKYGINDAEISPKNLKLLGNFNLYNAITASKIAMSQGISLEICKRALEKIKGIPGRMEIVIKEPFTVIIDYAHTPQSLKEVYETIKNNKRMVCVLGACGGGRDKWKRPVLGKIAAEHCQEAIITNEDPYDEEPMEIIEQVAEGAQGKARKILDRKEAIKKALELANPGDIVIITGKGSEPWMCVAKGKKIPWDDRQMVKDLIFSKK